One Mycolicibacterium parafortuitum DNA segment encodes these proteins:
- a CDS encoding VOC family protein — MHDQTPVQVAWVTRDLDATEAALTALTGAKTWVRMPGVHFGPQACTYRGGPADFVADISLSYAGDTQLELIAPVSGPSIYTEFLDRAGPGLHHVCQAFPDVDGFEAAVDAAARAGSPTVMAGTMPGGMRFAYVSAEHAGVPYLEYAYLPPEIHAFFDHIKQEQK; from the coding sequence ATGCATGACCAGACACCTGTCCAGGTCGCGTGGGTGACGCGCGACCTCGACGCCACCGAAGCCGCGCTGACGGCGTTGACGGGCGCCAAGACGTGGGTGCGGATGCCCGGCGTCCACTTCGGCCCCCAGGCGTGTACCTACCGCGGCGGACCGGCCGACTTCGTCGCCGACATCTCGCTGAGCTACGCCGGCGACACCCAGCTCGAACTCATCGCCCCGGTCAGCGGCCCCAGCATCTACACCGAGTTCCTCGACCGAGCGGGCCCAGGCCTGCACCATGTGTGCCAGGCATTCCCGGACGTCGACGGGTTCGAGGCCGCCGTCGACGCCGCCGCACGAGCCGGCAGCCCGACGGTGATGGCGGGCACGATGCCCGGCGGCATGCGGTTCGCCTACGTGTCGGCCGAACACGCCGGCGTGCCGTACCTCGAGTACGCGTACCTGCCACCAGAGATCCACGCATTTTTCGACCACATCAAACAGGAGCAGAAGTGA
- a CDS encoding FAD-binding protein → MTLQHIPDTVSVDDVESWSEETDVLVIGFGIAGGSAAVSAAAAGARVLVLEKAAAAGGTTAMAGGHFYLGGGTAVQQATGHDDSPEEMYKYLVTQSRNPEHDKIRAYCEGSVEHFDWLEALGFQFERSYYPGKVVVPPGTEGLSYTGNEKVWPFCEQAKPAPRGHSVPVPGELGGAAMVIDLLVKRADELGVQIRYETGATALITDADGAVVGVRWKRFAETGDIKATSVIIAAGGFAMNPEMVAEYTPALGQERKTKHHGNVAPYILGNPNDDGLGIKLGVSAGGATDNLDQLFITAAAYPPEILLTGVIVNKDGERFVAEDSYHSRTSAFVLEQPDQTAYLIVDEDHMQMPEMPLIKFLDGYETIAELETELGIPAGRVAATLERYNANAAAGEDPDFHKQPEYLAPQDKGPWAVFDLSLGRAMYSGFTMGGLTVSIDGEVLREDRSVVPGLYAAGACACNIAQDGKGYASGTQLGEGSFFGRRAGEHAARRA, encoded by the coding sequence GTGACCTTGCAGCACATCCCGGACACGGTGAGCGTCGACGACGTCGAGTCCTGGTCCGAGGAGACCGACGTCCTGGTCATCGGGTTCGGTATCGCCGGCGGCAGCGCCGCGGTCAGCGCGGCCGCCGCCGGCGCGCGGGTGCTGGTGCTGGAGAAGGCCGCCGCAGCGGGCGGCACCACCGCGATGGCCGGTGGGCACTTCTATCTCGGCGGGGGTACCGCGGTGCAGCAGGCCACCGGCCACGACGATTCGCCCGAGGAGATGTACAAGTACCTGGTCACGCAGTCGCGCAACCCCGAGCACGACAAGATCCGGGCCTACTGCGAGGGCAGCGTCGAGCACTTCGATTGGCTTGAGGCACTGGGCTTTCAGTTCGAGCGCAGCTACTACCCGGGCAAGGTCGTCGTCCCGCCGGGCACCGAGGGCCTGTCCTACACCGGCAACGAGAAGGTGTGGCCGTTCTGCGAACAGGCCAAGCCGGCGCCGCGCGGCCACTCCGTGCCGGTGCCCGGCGAGCTCGGCGGTGCGGCGATGGTGATCGACCTGCTGGTCAAGCGCGCCGACGAACTCGGCGTGCAGATCCGCTACGAGACGGGCGCGACGGCGCTGATCACCGACGCCGACGGCGCCGTCGTCGGGGTGCGCTGGAAGCGCTTCGCCGAAACCGGTGACATCAAGGCGACGTCGGTGATCATCGCCGCCGGCGGGTTCGCGATGAACCCCGAGATGGTCGCCGAGTACACCCCCGCGCTCGGACAGGAGCGCAAGACCAAGCACCACGGCAACGTCGCGCCGTACATCCTCGGCAATCCCAACGACGACGGTCTCGGCATCAAGCTCGGCGTATCCGCCGGCGGTGCCACCGACAACCTCGATCAGCTGTTCATCACCGCGGCCGCCTATCCGCCCGAGATCCTGCTGACCGGCGTCATCGTGAACAAGGACGGCGAGCGGTTCGTCGCCGAGGACTCCTACCATTCGCGCACCTCGGCGTTCGTGCTCGAACAACCCGATCAGACGGCCTACCTGATCGTCGACGAAGACCACATGCAGATGCCCGAGATGCCGCTGATCAAATTCCTCGACGGCTACGAGACCATCGCAGAACTCGAGACCGAACTCGGCATCCCGGCGGGCCGGGTCGCCGCGACCCTGGAGCGCTACAACGCCAACGCCGCCGCCGGTGAGGACCCCGACTTCCACAAGCAGCCGGAATACCTTGCGCCGCAAGATAAAGGCCCGTGGGCGGTGTTCGATCTGTCGCTCGGGCGCGCGATGTACTCCGGGTTCACCATGGGCGGCCTGACCGTGTCGATCGACGGCGAGGTGCTGCGTGAGGACCGCAGCGTGGTCCCGGGCCTCTACGCCGCGGGGGCCTGTGCATGCAACATCGCCCAGGACGGCAAGGGTTACGCGAGCGGCACTCAGCTCGGCGAAGGGTCGTTCTTCGGTAGGCGCGCGGGAGAGCACGCCGCGCGGCGGGCCTAG
- a CDS encoding TetR/AcrR family transcriptional regulator: MGKRQEARERVEREIVEIGRRHLVTTGAAGLSLRAIARELGVVSSAVYRYVASRDDLLTLLLVDAYTELADAVEAARAGVAGDWRAELGAMARAARSWAVRQPAGWSLLYGSPVPGYHAPRERTVLPGTRVVAALFAVVADGVAAGDIPVGKDQAPQPLSTDLDGLRAEFEVAVDDATLAKCLTLWAALIGAISLEVFGQYGPDTFTDTAQAFDAQIALLTEMLTR; the protein is encoded by the coding sequence ATGGGCAAGAGGCAGGAGGCGCGGGAACGCGTGGAACGCGAGATCGTCGAGATCGGCCGTCGTCATCTCGTCACCACCGGAGCCGCCGGGTTGTCGTTGCGGGCGATCGCGCGCGAACTCGGCGTGGTGTCCTCGGCGGTCTACCGCTACGTGGCCAGTCGCGACGATCTGCTGACCCTGCTGCTCGTCGACGCCTATACCGAACTCGCCGACGCGGTCGAGGCTGCCAGGGCCGGGGTGGCGGGGGACTGGCGGGCGGAACTGGGCGCGATGGCCCGCGCCGCGCGGTCGTGGGCGGTGCGGCAACCGGCGGGCTGGTCGCTGCTGTACGGCAGTCCCGTGCCCGGCTACCACGCACCGCGCGAGCGCACGGTCCTTCCCGGTACCCGGGTCGTGGCCGCGCTGTTCGCCGTCGTCGCCGACGGCGTCGCCGCCGGTGACATCCCGGTCGGGAAAGATCAAGCACCACAACCGCTCTCGACAGATCTCGACGGGCTGCGGGCCGAGTTCGAGGTCGCTGTCGACGATGCGACACTCGCGAAATGCCTGACGCTGTGGGCCGCGCTGATCGGCGCGATCAGCCTGGAGGTATTCGGCCAGTACGGCCCGGACACGTTCACCGACACCGCGCAGGCGTTCGACGCCCAGATCGCGCTGCTGACCGAGATGCTGACCCGATAG
- a CDS encoding ABC transporter ATP-binding protein/permease, with amino-acid sequence METFTPTLDWGSELWTSLWWIAKAWVIAAAATLVILTLIGRFTVWGRQFWRITGGYYTGAHSIKVWIWLGALLLSVVAGVRLDVLLSYQGNDMMTSFQVVAGGIQAGSDEIRNSGRDGFYMSMLIFAILATIHVSRLMLDLFLAQRFMLAWRAWLTDELTGDWLDGKAYYRSRFIDDTIDNPDQRIQADIDVFTTGVGPFTNTPSYGTASTLLFGAISSITSMIAFATILWDLSSTLTLPIVEVAVPKALFFLVLVYVLLATIIAFWIGRPIIGLSFNNEKFNAAFRYALVRLRDAAEAVAFYRGEKAERAVLRNRFEPVVANYKRYIGRTIGFNGWNLTMSQIIVLPPYLLQFPRFFSGELPLGAMTQSASAFGSIQTGLSFFRNAYDYFAAYRAAIIRLHGLVIANEEGRALATLDTEDSPTGTVELRKVEVRTPDAKRLIDTLDLALEPGDALVITGKSGAGKTSLLRSLAQLWPFTTGTLRRPGGPNETMFLSQLPYVPLGDLRTVVAYPLDAHEVSDDDLRRILDDVSLPNCTDRLNEVQDWAKVLSPGEQQRIAFARVLLTKPKAVFLDESTSALDEGVEQTLYQLVRDRLPDTILVSVSHRTTVEQHHTKELQLLGNGRWYLGEVGAEPDDEPDS; translated from the coding sequence ATGGAAACGTTCACCCCGACGCTGGATTGGGGCAGCGAGCTGTGGACTTCGCTGTGGTGGATCGCCAAGGCCTGGGTGATCGCGGCGGCGGCGACCCTGGTCATCTTGACCCTGATCGGCCGGTTCACCGTGTGGGGGCGCCAGTTCTGGCGGATCACCGGGGGCTATTACACCGGTGCGCACAGCATCAAGGTCTGGATCTGGCTCGGGGCACTGCTGCTGTCGGTGGTCGCGGGCGTCCGGCTGGACGTGTTGCTGAGCTATCAGGGCAACGACATGATGACCAGCTTCCAGGTGGTCGCCGGTGGCATCCAGGCCGGCAGCGACGAGATCAGGAACTCCGGTCGCGACGGCTTCTACATGTCGATGCTGATCTTCGCGATCCTGGCGACGATCCACGTGTCGCGGTTGATGCTGGACCTGTTCCTGGCGCAGCGGTTCATGCTCGCGTGGCGCGCGTGGCTGACCGACGAGCTCACCGGTGACTGGCTCGACGGCAAGGCCTACTACCGGTCCCGGTTCATCGACGACACCATCGACAACCCCGATCAGCGCATCCAGGCCGACATCGACGTGTTCACCACCGGCGTCGGCCCGTTCACCAACACCCCGAGCTACGGCACGGCGAGCACCCTGCTGTTCGGCGCCATCTCGTCGATCACGTCGATGATCGCGTTCGCGACGATCCTGTGGGACCTGTCGAGCACGCTGACGCTGCCGATCGTGGAGGTGGCGGTCCCGAAGGCGCTGTTCTTCTTGGTGCTGGTCTACGTGTTGTTGGCGACGATCATCGCGTTCTGGATCGGCCGCCCGATCATCGGATTGTCGTTCAACAACGAGAAGTTCAACGCTGCGTTCCGTTACGCACTGGTGCGGCTGCGCGACGCGGCCGAGGCCGTCGCGTTCTACCGTGGCGAGAAGGCCGAGCGCGCTGTGCTGCGGAACCGCTTCGAACCGGTGGTCGCGAACTACAAGCGCTACATCGGCCGCACCATCGGGTTCAACGGCTGGAACCTGACCATGAGCCAGATCATCGTGCTGCCGCCCTATCTGCTGCAGTTCCCGCGGTTCTTCAGCGGCGAGCTGCCGCTGGGTGCGATGACGCAGTCGGCGTCGGCGTTCGGCAGCATCCAGACCGGGCTGTCGTTCTTCCGTAACGCCTACGACTACTTCGCGGCCTACCGTGCGGCGATCATCCGTCTGCACGGGCTCGTCATCGCCAACGAGGAGGGCCGCGCGCTGGCCACCCTGGACACCGAGGACTCCCCCACCGGCACCGTCGAACTACGCAAGGTCGAGGTCCGCACCCCGGACGCGAAGCGCCTGATCGACACCCTCGACCTCGCGCTGGAGCCCGGCGACGCGCTGGTGATCACCGGCAAGTCGGGGGCGGGCAAGACCTCGCTGCTGCGCAGCCTGGCACAGCTGTGGCCGTTCACCACCGGAACGCTGCGCCGGCCGGGTGGACCCAACGAGACGATGTTCCTGTCCCAGCTGCCCTACGTACCGCTCGGTGACCTGCGCACCGTCGTCGCGTACCCGCTCGACGCCCACGAGGTGTCCGACGACGACCTGCGCCGCATCCTTGACGACGTGTCGCTGCCGAACTGCACCGACCGGCTCAACGAGGTGCAGGACTGGGCGAAGGTGCTCTCGCCGGGTGAGCAGCAGCGCATCGCGTTCGCGCGGGTGCTGCTGACCAAGCCGAAGGCGGTGTTCCTGGACGAGTCGACGTCCGCGCTGGACGAGGGCGTCGAGCAGACGCTCTACCAGCTGGTGCGCGACCGGCTGCCGGACACCATCCTGGTCAGCGTCAGCCACCGGACCACCGTCGAGCAGCACCACACCAAGGAGCTCCAGCTCCTCGGCAACGGCCGCTGGTATCTCGGCGAGGTCGGCGCCGAACCCGACGACGAGCCCGACAGCTAG
- a CDS encoding MFS transporter, with translation MRNRDYRLLTLGLSTTLLGNGLWSVALVWQVIAMGGGAGQAAIVMTMFSAGLLVSVLPAGVAADRLPKLVVMRASLWVQAALLIIVGVLAVGEQVQTWHLALTGFAFGIAEGFFIPAYTAVLPTILAPEELLAANGIEGVLRPGLQFALGPATGALLVQLWSPGWAILTQGAMFVLAAIILGFIRSPSAVASEREVDEPGSALGDLLAGLRYMYRTKWFFATLLFAVGNVLVVVGPVEVLLPFVIRDIGGAPGHHATVLAVFGLAGAAGALLVASRSLPGRYITVMLALWGFGALPLALIGYTDAIWMIAAVMVVVGATSEAGQVIWGTLLQRRVPADMLGRASSLDFFVSLVMMPASLALAVPAAHLVGTTGVFIVAGVAPVVFAVIAHLAARLGRDELDHPLDDRT, from the coding sequence CTGCGCAACCGCGACTACCGGCTGCTCACGCTCGGGTTGTCGACCACCCTGCTGGGCAACGGACTCTGGTCGGTCGCCTTGGTGTGGCAGGTCATCGCGATGGGAGGCGGTGCCGGCCAGGCCGCGATCGTGATGACGATGTTCAGCGCGGGCTTGCTGGTCAGTGTGCTGCCCGCGGGCGTGGCGGCCGACCGGCTACCCAAACTCGTCGTCATGCGTGCCTCACTGTGGGTTCAGGCGGCGCTGCTGATCATCGTGGGGGTCCTTGCTGTCGGCGAACAGGTGCAGACCTGGCATCTGGCGCTCACCGGCTTCGCGTTCGGCATCGCCGAAGGGTTCTTCATCCCCGCCTACACCGCCGTGCTGCCGACAATCCTGGCGCCGGAGGAACTGCTGGCCGCCAACGGGATTGAGGGGGTCCTGCGCCCAGGCCTGCAATTCGCCCTCGGCCCGGCGACCGGTGCGCTCCTGGTGCAACTGTGGTCGCCGGGGTGGGCGATCCTGACCCAGGGCGCAATGTTCGTGCTCGCCGCGATCATCCTCGGATTCATCAGGTCGCCTTCGGCCGTCGCATCCGAGCGCGAGGTCGACGAACCGGGATCGGCGCTGGGCGACCTGCTGGCCGGACTGCGGTACATGTATCGCACCAAGTGGTTCTTCGCGACCCTGTTGTTCGCGGTGGGCAATGTGCTCGTCGTCGTCGGCCCCGTCGAGGTGCTGTTGCCCTTCGTGATCCGCGATATCGGCGGCGCCCCTGGGCACCACGCGACCGTGCTGGCCGTCTTCGGGTTGGCCGGAGCGGCGGGCGCGCTGCTGGTGGCCTCGCGTTCGCTGCCGGGCCGCTACATCACCGTCATGCTGGCGCTGTGGGGATTTGGCGCGCTGCCGCTGGCCCTGATCGGCTACACCGACGCGATCTGGATGATCGCCGCGGTGATGGTCGTCGTCGGCGCGACGTCCGAGGCGGGGCAGGTCATCTGGGGAACACTGCTGCAGCGGAGGGTGCCTGCCGACATGCTCGGCCGCGCCTCCAGTCTGGACTTCTTCGTGAGCCTGGTGATGATGCCGGCGTCGCTGGCGCTGGCGGTCCCCGCCGCGCATCTGGTCGGGACGACGGGCGTCTTCATCGTCGCGGGCGTCGCACCGGTGGTATTCGCGGTCATCGCGCATCTTGCCGCCCGGCTGGGCCGCGATGAACTCGACCATCCGCTGGATGACCGGACATGA
- a CDS encoding nitroreductase/quinone reductase family protein: MTERYDVPSAGARLFNSALRHLAELGISIQGTTAVRVRGRTSGKPRSVVVNLLTLDGHRYLVSPRGNTQWARNARAAGEVEIGARRRARNHRVVELSDDAKPDVLKPYLDRWFWQVKGHIGGLTPQSGRDEMRAVAPTIPVFEVLG; the protein is encoded by the coding sequence GTGACCGAGCGCTACGACGTCCCGAGTGCGGGGGCACGCCTGTTCAACAGCGCACTGCGGCACCTCGCCGAACTGGGGATCAGCATCCAGGGCACCACCGCGGTGCGCGTGCGCGGCCGCACGTCGGGCAAGCCGCGCTCGGTGGTGGTGAACCTGCTGACCCTCGACGGCCACCGCTACCTGGTCTCACCCCGCGGCAACACGCAGTGGGCGCGCAACGCGCGGGCGGCCGGCGAGGTCGAGATCGGTGCCCGGCGGCGGGCGCGAAACCATCGCGTCGTCGAACTGTCCGACGACGCGAAGCCGGACGTGCTCAAACCGTATCTGGACCGGTGGTTCTGGCAGGTGAAGGGCCACATCGGCGGGCTGACGCCGCAGTCCGGCCGCGACGAGATGCGTGCCGTCGCGCCGACGATCCCGGTCTTCGAGGTGCTCGGGTGA
- a CDS encoding ABC transporter ATP-binding protein/permease has translation MDTVESQTFQPTLDWGREFLNSAQWAATTFALTALCLMLVLVALARFTEWGRQFWRVTGGYFRGRQSLVVWVMLALLLLSVILSVRINVLLTYYVNDLFTSLQVAFQGGMSSGVAGFWASMRVFAVLAVFFVARLMLDMYLTQRFVMRWRVWLSRRFIDDWLGDLSYYRAQFSGRPIDNPDQRIQQDVDVFTTGVGGTPNNPIYNSGNTLLFGAVEAVLSVLAFGPILWRLSEPVTIGGLTLPRALFWIVVVYVLVATIVAFVIGRPLIRLSYLNELRNAGFRYVLVRVRDAGAAIGLYRGEPAEGSVLKNRLDSVMANYRRWLHRMLLYFGWNVSVSQTINPLPWLVQAQGLFAQRITFGDVWQSSNAFGAIHDSLSFFRNAYDQFASYRAAIIRLDGLAEQNTRAGAFTAIAAERSPGGALDLVGVEVRRPDGSALLRGLDLRLETGEGLVITGASGIGKTVLMQSLAGMWPYASGRVCLPDGRDGAMFVPQLPYFPVGDLRTVVSYPAPAGTYDDAQIQRALIDVALSQLAIRLNDDQDWAKMLSVGEQQRIAFARVLLTRPRTVFLDESTSAMDEGLEQMLYDRLRTELPDTIVVSVSHRSSVQPFHTSRLELTGDGQWRLERLEAPA, from the coding sequence GTGGACACGGTCGAAAGCCAGACGTTCCAGCCGACCCTCGACTGGGGTCGCGAGTTTCTCAACTCCGCACAGTGGGCGGCGACGACGTTCGCCCTGACGGCGTTGTGCCTGATGCTGGTGCTGGTCGCGCTGGCCCGCTTCACCGAATGGGGCCGCCAGTTCTGGCGGGTCACCGGCGGCTACTTCCGCGGCAGGCAGAGCCTGGTCGTGTGGGTGATGCTCGCGCTGCTGCTGTTGTCGGTGATCCTGTCGGTGCGCATCAACGTGCTGCTGACCTATTACGTCAACGATCTGTTCACGTCGTTGCAGGTGGCCTTCCAGGGCGGGATGTCCAGCGGCGTGGCGGGCTTCTGGGCCTCGATGCGGGTGTTCGCGGTGCTCGCGGTCTTTTTCGTGGCGCGGCTGATGCTGGACATGTACCTGACGCAGCGCTTCGTGATGCGCTGGCGGGTGTGGCTGAGCCGCCGGTTCATCGACGACTGGCTCGGAGATCTGTCCTACTACCGCGCCCAGTTCTCGGGCCGGCCGATCGACAACCCGGATCAGCGGATCCAGCAGGACGTCGACGTGTTCACCACCGGCGTGGGCGGGACGCCGAACAACCCGATCTACAACTCGGGCAACACGCTGCTGTTCGGTGCGGTCGAGGCGGTGCTGTCGGTGCTGGCGTTCGGCCCGATCCTGTGGCGGCTCTCGGAGCCGGTCACGATCGGCGGGCTGACGCTGCCGCGGGCGCTGTTCTGGATCGTGGTGGTCTACGTGCTGGTCGCCACGATCGTCGCGTTCGTGATCGGCAGGCCGCTGATCCGGCTCAGCTATCTCAACGAACTGCGCAACGCCGGGTTCCGCTACGTGCTGGTGCGGGTGCGCGACGCGGGCGCGGCGATCGGTCTGTACCGCGGTGAGCCGGCCGAGGGGTCGGTGCTCAAGAACCGGCTGGATTCGGTGATGGCCAACTACCGGCGCTGGCTGCACCGGATGCTGCTGTACTTCGGCTGGAACGTGTCGGTCAGCCAGACCATCAACCCGCTGCCGTGGCTGGTGCAGGCGCAGGGTCTGTTCGCGCAGCGGATCACGTTCGGTGACGTGTGGCAGTCGTCGAACGCGTTCGGCGCGATCCACGACTCGCTGTCGTTCTTCCGCAATGCCTACGACCAGTTCGCGAGCTACCGGGCGGCGATCATCCGGCTCGACGGGCTGGCCGAACAGAACACCAGGGCGGGGGCGTTCACCGCGATCGCCGCCGAGCGGTCCCCCGGCGGCGCGCTCGACCTGGTCGGGGTCGAGGTACGCCGGCCCGACGGATCGGCGCTGCTGCGCGGGCTGGATCTGCGTCTGGAAACCGGTGAGGGCCTGGTGATCACAGGCGCCTCGGGGATCGGCAAGACGGTGTTGATGCAGAGCCTGGCGGGGATGTGGCCGTACGCGTCGGGACGGGTCTGCCTGCCCGACGGGCGCGACGGCGCGATGTTCGTCCCGCAGCTGCCGTACTTCCCGGTCGGGGACCTGCGAACCGTGGTGAGCTACCCCGCGCCGGCGGGCACCTACGACGACGCACAGATCCAGCGGGCGCTGATCGACGTCGCGCTGTCGCAGCTGGCCATCCGGCTCAACGACGACCAGGACTGGGCGAAGATGCTCTCGGTCGGTGAACAGCAGCGGATCGCGTTCGCCCGGGTGCTGCTGACCAGACCGCGGACGGTGTTCCTCGACGAGTCGACGTCGGCGATGGACGAAGGGCTCGAGCAGATGCTCTACGACCGGCTGCGCACCGAACTCCCGGACACCATCGTGGTCAGCGTCAGCCACCGGTCGTCGGTGCAGCCGTTCCACACCAGCAGGCTGGAGCTGACCGGCGACGGCCAGTGGCGGCTGGAGCGACTCGAAGCGCCTGCCTAG
- a CDS encoding iron chelate uptake ABC transporter family permease subunit, producing MSAEAVQSPPDVARGSRVTGARTRLAWLAIFCLVLLLVCVASAAVGTRDIPISTVLRALFDYQGSDDEVVVRAARIPRTVLGLVVGVAIGVGGAMIQAVTRNPLADPVVLGITPGAMFSVALAVGVFGLRSIHQYLWFALVGSAVAMAMVYTLGRSGRWGATPLRLTLSGIAIGAVFTAFTLALTLLNPSAFDQMRAWDAGSIAGRGWDVTTAVLPFVLAGLAITASVARGLDAIALGDEMARALGTQLVRTRTLGLIAITLLCGAAAAAAGPIVFVGLMIPHIARWLVGANQRWILLISGIAAPALVLAADILGRIALRPAELPVGIVSAFLGAPALIWLVRRKTAIQP from the coding sequence ATGAGTGCTGAAGCCGTGCAGTCGCCACCGGACGTCGCGAGGGGCTCGCGCGTCACGGGCGCGAGAACTCGCCTGGCCTGGCTGGCCATTTTCTGTCTCGTCCTGCTGCTCGTCTGCGTCGCCAGTGCCGCCGTCGGCACCCGTGACATCCCGATCTCGACGGTCCTGCGGGCATTGTTCGACTATCAGGGATCCGACGACGAAGTCGTGGTCCGCGCGGCCCGCATTCCCCGAACGGTGTTGGGGCTCGTGGTCGGCGTGGCGATCGGCGTCGGCGGCGCGATGATCCAGGCCGTCACCCGCAACCCGCTGGCCGATCCCGTCGTGCTGGGCATCACCCCCGGCGCGATGTTCAGCGTGGCACTGGCCGTCGGAGTGTTCGGGCTGCGGTCCATTCACCAATACCTGTGGTTCGCGCTCGTCGGATCGGCGGTGGCCATGGCGATGGTCTACACCCTCGGCCGATCGGGACGCTGGGGCGCGACACCCCTCCGGCTGACGTTGTCCGGCATTGCCATCGGCGCGGTCTTCACCGCATTCACGTTGGCGCTGACGCTGTTGAATCCGTCGGCATTCGACCAGATGCGGGCCTGGGATGCCGGGTCGATCGCCGGACGCGGCTGGGATGTCACCACCGCCGTGCTGCCGTTCGTCCTGGCCGGACTGGCGATCACGGCATCGGTCGCCCGCGGGCTGGACGCGATCGCCCTCGGTGACGAGATGGCGCGCGCACTCGGCACCCAGCTGGTGCGCACACGCACCCTGGGCCTCATCGCCATCACTCTGCTGTGCGGTGCGGCAGCCGCCGCGGCCGGCCCGATCGTCTTCGTTGGCCTGATGATCCCGCACATCGCTCGGTGGCTGGTCGGCGCCAACCAACGGTGGATCCTGCTCATCTCGGGGATCGCGGCACCCGCGCTGGTGCTCGCCGCCGACATTCTGGGCCGGATTGCGTTGCGCCCGGCCGAACTGCCCGTCGGCATTGTCAGTGCGTTTCTGGGGGCACCCGCGCTGATCTGGTTGGTCCGGCGCAAGACGGCGATCCAACCGTGA
- a CDS encoding iron-siderophore ABC transporter substrate-binding protein has product MAMLFVTLCALVGAGCSSGQTDTASTSAQQSGAYPVTIDHRYGSTTLEAEPSRVVVIGLQEQDTLIALGTVPVAVMTWDGYFNSGVLGPWSKKLLGDQPAPAELSFAADGAPPYEEIANLTPDLIVGLYSDLTDTQYARLSQIAPTLAQPKDTNDYAATWEQITPILARALDEKAKGDQLLAQTREKIAETKSTYPQFEGKTGLSVYRNEDGYSVSAANDPRGQFLQMLGFTQSAAIKDALGENFDATISFERADLIDADVLVWEPKDVAALKAELAADPIFSRLRVAREDRSVFIQGGSDASCAYYFASVLSIPYLLDRLAPQIAVAIDGNPNTVPAIVT; this is encoded by the coding sequence ATGGCGATGCTCTTCGTGACGCTGTGCGCACTGGTGGGGGCCGGTTGCTCGAGCGGCCAAACCGACACGGCCTCCACCTCGGCTCAGCAGTCGGGGGCCTACCCGGTCACCATCGATCATCGCTACGGGAGCACCACCCTCGAGGCTGAGCCCAGCCGGGTCGTGGTGATCGGCCTGCAGGAGCAGGACACTCTGATCGCGCTCGGAACCGTGCCGGTTGCTGTGATGACCTGGGACGGATACTTCAACTCCGGTGTGCTCGGCCCGTGGTCGAAGAAGCTGCTCGGGGATCAGCCGGCCCCCGCCGAACTGTCCTTCGCCGCTGACGGCGCGCCGCCATACGAGGAGATCGCGAATCTCACCCCGGATCTGATCGTCGGCCTGTACTCCGACCTGACCGACACGCAGTACGCGCGTCTGTCGCAGATCGCGCCGACATTGGCGCAGCCGAAAGACACCAATGATTACGCCGCGACCTGGGAGCAGATCACCCCGATCCTCGCTCGCGCCCTCGATGAAAAGGCCAAGGGCGACCAGCTGTTGGCCCAGACCCGCGAGAAGATCGCCGAAACCAAATCCACCTACCCGCAATTCGAGGGCAAGACCGGACTGTCGGTCTATCGCAACGAGGACGGTTACAGTGTCTCCGCGGCGAACGACCCGCGCGGTCAGTTCCTGCAGATGCTCGGCTTCACACAGTCCGCGGCGATCAAGGATGCGCTCGGTGAGAACTTCGACGCCACCATCAGTTTCGAACGTGCCGACCTGATCGACGCCGATGTTCTGGTCTGGGAGCCCAAGGACGTCGCGGCGCTGAAGGCTGAACTGGCCGCCGACCCGATCTTCTCCAGGCTGCGCGTCGCGCGTGAGGACCGATCGGTGTTCATCCAGGGTGGATCCGATGCCAGCTGCGCCTACTACTTCGCCTCCGTGCTGTCGATTCCTTACCTGCTGGACAGGTTGGCTCCGCAGATCGCCGTGGCCATCGACGGGAACCCGAACACCGTCCCGGCGATCGTCACATGA